The genomic window ttcacgaagctcgctgtaCGAAATTTTTTGCACTGCATTTTCGGCCGTAAAACGACTTTGAGAAGTCTTTtcgaagtcgacttcaggctCAATAAAGGACAATCTTTAGAAAAAGAAACTTTTACAAAGTAATAATAGATCATTTCTTTGTTTAATAAGTTAGTGTAAAGACTTCGAAtgtcttgaattttatctcgtGAGCTACAATTACTCGTAAAAACAAAATGCTTGTCTGGTTTATGTTCATCGGCGAAGGCGAATAAAAATGGCGATGTTCATTGTTTTGAACTGTTAACAGAGGAACCTGAGATGCCAAGCCTGACTGCACCAGGTGGGGCTAACAGACCGTTACCTATTCTACCCCCCTGTGATCACCTGTGCCCCTCCTTGTAAGTGCCGGTTTATCCTTTTATTCATAATTTGTGTTAACTGCTTCAGGGCTGGACTTAGTGTATGAAATGGAGGGGCTTCCAAAAATGAAGCAGGGCGACAGTTGCTGGTCAGGTTTTGCCTCCCAGACGCTTTTGAAATTGAGCATTATTTTGAAAGGGGCATTTTGGGTCTCTTCTTGAGAGAAATTGTATATTTTCCGGGAAAGAGGGGGCGCCCAGGATGCTTCCGGAGCCCAagactctccccccccccccccctactctccagccccccccccccccccattctagTTCCAGCTAGCcctgtgtacgtgtttgttgttgctttgtagCTCGTGTCATTTCTTTGCTGCCTGTATGCTATCTCTTTGTCACCTAAACGGGAAGGGACTATAGGCGCATACATGGCTTCCTACTAAACCGAAATAACCACCTAGCATGTGGTTTTATGGAGTGTGCAGTTCGATTAATTGcttgattggttgattaaacgcctgattggttgattgactgattgagtgATTGGTtgtctgattgattgattgattgtttgtttgtttgattgagtgattcattcatttattaatAAGAATGTAAGATCAACAATCACGAAGGGCCACAACCTAGAGCCGCATCACACCTTTAGGTTTTTTtatctggttttttttctgtctaacttttttgttgttgctttgacgAAAGCGAGAAACAGGCGGACTGTGAAAAGGTTTCCCAGTGTGAATGGAAAACGGAGCTGCGGTACCCagtgtgtgacgtcatcacgaCTACTACGTCATCACCGACATCAACGTCATCAACATTATTAAAATCATCAAGGTCATTAACATCAGGGCCTGGATCTACTTACAAATTCGGGTACACGACAGTCGCTGGAGACCATCAGCGGTAGGTCTTatttgttgattgattgattgattgaaaatcgTATTCAAATGAGGCAGAGTGTTGTTTTaatatctgagaaacaaagggacgtaagcgctctacATCAGTAAGTGCAACAAGGTGCCTGCCAGCataggaaagagagaatgctttatgtcctacaggctaaatatttcgcctcttaaggacaagatatggcttatatgattcgagttttacgccctcacggcttttgacgagatacacaaatGTATGCGTGTtgaggtggtatcagccatctgcacttatggcagaatgaccaaaatcttttacgtgccattgtggtgacacgggggtgggacatggcttccgtctctgggtctgcgcataaagttgacccgtgtccgtcctggcccgaattcgaacctgcgatctctcgatcacaagtccagtgctctaccaactgagctaccgttcccccctcccccccccccccccctgccagcATTGAGCGTAGGTAATAATAAGGTTAATTATGGTAGCTCTACATTTCATTTGCGTCGGTTAAACACAACTGTCAGATGTGGGAGCTGTTTGTGGCTGCTGCTGTTTCCTGGTATGCTCTTGCAAATGTTCAGCACTAATATATTTTATAGGGTTATTCAGCTTAATTCTAGCCCAAACTCACTCGTGTTTGACTGGCATTGTCTCCAAAGGTGATTCAAGTGTTTCAGGCTTATGTTATCTTACGTTatcttatgttatgttatgtcatcttatgttatgttatgtcatcttatgttatgttttgtcatgttatgttatgtcatgccatctcatctcatctcttCTTATCTGCCGTACTTGTGCAGTGGCGGGGACGACACATCAAGTCTGGGGAGCGGGGCCGTAGCCGGTatcgtggtggtggtgttagCGGTGATGGCAGCGTTGCTTCTCATTGGCTACTACAAGCTGATCAGGCCACGCGTTTTCATCAGACTTCTTGAAACAGGTAAAGCATCACATTAATTGGGTGAAGTTTACCTCGCAAAGTCTAATTCACAAAGCtgactgcacgaagctttgacactgaattttggtcaaataagaCTTCGCAAAATCTTCGCGAAATCGACTTGGAGTTCAATTAAAAAACAGCCTTAAGGCATACACAATACATTGTAATTAGATTGACACTTTGGCTATTTACGATTTGGGAAAATATGCTATTCTTCCGAGAGAAAAACCACAACATGTTGTTCATGTCTTTCTTCTAAACTCTGTGTACACACTAGACATGCATGACGCGGTAATATTCATGGCGCTTCTGGTTGCCATCGAGACGCAAAACATTTTACACGATCTTTGTTTCAgggtctttgtttgtttgtttgtttgtttgttatgtttttgttctGTTCATCAGCCCGTTTCAGAAATATGTCTTTAGTTGGTTATTGCTGATTTTAACTTTTAAGGATTTTAAACGTGTTTTTGTTCGTAGAGATCAATACTTGTATAATTTTGACCGACCGTCATAAGTTTTAGCTTGAATTTGTTGTTGATTTAATGCAGTATATGTTGTTTCCACTATGTGGAAGCGAGTTAAATATCGTGCAACTGTTTAGTGGTGACACATtctctgataaaaaaaaacccacacacacacacacacaaaacaccaccaaataaaaattaaaaaaccttCTGATTCTTGAACAATGCAGAGTCCGCGGCCGGTGTACAAGAAGCTTGCAACAGTGCTCAGTACCATTCCAAGACCGACTCTCTAGATCTGAATGTTCCTGCTGTGTCACCTTCTGGCATCTTTGCCGCCGCCCCCGTCAGCACCGGTATGACGTCATCTCGGCCCTGATGACATCGGCTCGGCGCTGATGACGTCATGATGATCCCATGCTCCCACTGCATGGCGACTCAATTTGTCATCACCACTGCTCAAACCACCACACATGTCATCttctgattgaaaaaaaagaagtctgtgtGGTAATTGGTATGTGGTGATTGTGGTCTATCTCTTCCTCGCATCCTCTTGCCCAACCGAGATGCCGTCAGAAACTTTGACATCAGTCAGATTGACATATATGTGTAATATCATGTGATTTATGCACTGACGCGCAGCCATCAGCATGTAAATCATATGTACAAAGGAATCTGTGATAATATCACCTGTGAGTATTTGAAATGACGTTCTCTGAGTGATCAGCGAGCTTGATTACCTTGTCCTCTAGGCCCTGGGCTATTCAGCGTCATTCTGTTAGTAGCGTTTGACGTCACCTGCACCGTACTGTGGTCATAACTATAATGACATCTTTTTCGTTTTGAAATCTTTATTATAGAGCTATTGGTACGCACGTTCCAGCTTTTCATAATTGTTCCAAAAAACACATTTTAGATGCGGAATTTTGTATCGCTATGTTACAGCAAGGAGTCAGATAGGTTCATATTATTTGTGATCTGTGACACATCCAGTGAACGTGTGATCTAAGTGACGATTGTCAAAACTTTGCTTGACGTGTCTTGCATTGTTTATGACTCCTAATGAATTGACAGCACATATCAATCATTCTGGTAAAATATCTTTTGAGTGGCCTACATTAGTATTATTAATTTGGTCCCTATATTCATCATCGTCATGTGTTGCCATTCCAACGGTGTGGAGAAGGCATGACGAAATGGCAAAAGTGTTGAATGGTCATGACAGTTGATCGAACTGGGCATGGGCAGTTTGACATCAACTTGTGTCAAGTGTGTGGTCAGCATCCGAAATGCGCGTATCTTCCATGATGCCGATTTTAAAGGACAGGGCTTTCCTCTGCAAGAAACGTATGATCAGCTTTCGCATCAGTCCTCGTGAAATAATTAAGACTGCAAGTTGTTTTTTTCACGTTTATGTTGGTCAGGTTGTATTACAACATGCAAAcagtgcgcgatataaatcctcgtaaataaataaaataaataaataaacagttGATATATATTCTGTAAATACGCGCAATGAAATCGTCTGTCTGTATAAAGGAGAACACTCACAATAAAATGTCAAATCAATTTTACTTTTGTCTGCTGTTTGTGAGCTTGATCTTTCTTTTCAGCACAGAGATACACTGATGTTCAAATTAAATAAATACAGTTACAGCAGTTTACAAACGAGTTCGTCGCCGGAATATGAAACGAGTAGCGTTTAGGCGCAGAACACATATATAAGGcagtacagtgtgtgtgtgtgtgtgtgccagtgtgtttgtgtgtgtgtgtgtgtgtgtgtgtgtgtgtgtgtgtgttttgccttTGCACAAAATCAGCCTTATCGCTGAAGGATTGGACATATTCACAGAATGTGTGAATGTCACGAGTGACCAGAAGTCTTCTCTAATCTGTATAACAAAAACAAGACTAGGAAATCTCTTGAGTCATACTAAGATCGCAAAGTTATACACCTATGTTCCAGTTAAGTGAGGGACAGAAAACCAACCGAAGACTCCTTCACAAAAAAAATCATGCTTTAAAAACACATCATGCATGCGCTTGAAATTTATGCAAATATATTCACAAATGAACCTTGGACAAAGTACAACTGACGTATTTAAAAACATTAACAAATTCTGCACACTCAAAAAAAACACATCATGAACATGCGGAATTGTCCTTGGGCCCCCCACCGTTGTGCAAGAATATTCTGAAGTTGTAAAAAAGGAAACCCATAGCTTCGTAACAAGGACGAACAAAGGTGCCAATAATGGCGGCATAGAAGCCCTTGAAGCACTGCAGCTCCATCTCGAATGCCCGGGTACAAGGGCGACAACACCAAATGCTGCAGCAAGCCAAGAGAGCGAAGTAGATTCCCCATACGAATGCGGCTGGAACTGCGCAGAGGAGGGTGGAGATGCGATAGCACCAAATTTTGGTGTTCCGGAACACCTGTACAAAAAGAAGGGGAAAAGAGATTTAGACTTTGTGATAACTATGTGATATTTCCTGACAAAAGCTGTTACtgtaactaactaacgaaggaacgaacgaaagaacgaacgaacgaacgaagtaACAAGCTAACTTACTAACTGACTAACTAACGAACGATCGAATaaacgaatgaacgaacgaacaaacgaccTTAACTGACctaatcaacaaactaactaactaatgaACGAACTAAAcctaactcactcactcactcactcactcagttACTCGCTAACTCACTaactaactaattaactaactacAACCGACTAATTAACACATTTCGAACCGTGTAGCTGGTTGTCCAGACACCATCGAAAGAGAAAATGGTCGGGTGTGGCTCGGCGAATATTTCTTCAAACGACACCTGCACACAAAAACAGCAGATAAATACTTACATctaccaaacaaacaagaaagcaaGCAAAGATCGAACTTAGCAAGAGAGCAAGCAAGTAAGAGAACAAgcaacaagcaagcaagcttTCGGCCAACTATTCAGCAAGCAATGATCATGTATGATGTAGTTCGATCGAACTAAAGCAATGGTTCCGGATTTGCGCCTTCTCTCACTGACAAATAATTTACTTTGATAGATCAGGGACAGTATCAATTTTAAGATTATTTtggcgtgcgtgtatgtgtgtgtgtgtgtgtgtgtgtgtgtgtgtgtgtgtgtgtgtgtgtgtgtgtgtgtgagagtatgtgtgagtgtatgtgtgtgtgtgtgtgtgtgtgtgtgtgtgtgtgcgggtgtgccagtgtgtgtacgcgtgcggCGGCTGCATGTGCCCTTATCAGTGTAAGCGCGTGTGCCGTacgtgtacacgtgtgtgtgtgtgtgcgtgtgtaccaGAGACTATAACAAGAAAAtaggttgattaaaatcaacagggGTCGAAGCTGTGTTACAATAAAACGGTTATGTACGGacacatgttgtatttgggttacatgtgttgcagagtatttgaaacgAAAGTATTACTgtatatacagtggtacctgtggttAAAGAATACGATTGGGACCAGCCATTGGCTGTAAGATTGTGATGCTCTGGACCAATGAGATACAATACTATTCTGGACATTGTGTTTGGTTGTATTGACGTTATTATGTGCTGTTTGGTACGGTACGGTTTGAGATTGTTGGCAGAGGTAAGCACAACTGTGCCTCCGCGTAGATAGCATTTGAGAGATGATCGAAGATATTGTGCTTCGTACGGTTGGtttaaaacaatgttttatttatgtattacatgtttgtttgtttgtttgtttgtttgtttgcttaacgcccagccgaccacgaagggccatatcagggcggtgctgctttgacatataacgtgcgtcacacacaagacagaagtcgcagcacaggcttcatcagtgtctcacccagtcacattattctgacaccggaccaaccagtcctagcactaaccccataatgccagacgccaggcggagcagccactagattgccaattttaaagtcttaggtttgacccggccggggttcgaacccacgacctcccgatcacggagcggacgccttaccactaggccaaccgtgccggtccatgTATTACATATGTTCATGAAGTTTACATTGACATGgagtgaaaacaacaacaaaccgaCGGCAAATGGTGGTACCTTCAACACAAACTTACAATCatcagggatcgcgctagctttttaaaaaacgcgtaagtcatacgcaacgaaacgaaaaaaacgcgtcacggaccaatatttttgcgtactacgaaaacacgtacagacacaaacaaaacacgcacgaaagacttaaagacactccttacctaaatacggcgagttttcctgtcgaactcagCCGCACGCTTCGTTGTTGAAAATCCCAGAGCAAAAAGACTTTTAGACGCCATGctgagtttgtttcccgctctaatacgactagacacactttccgccttttggaagcgcgagatgggagagcagctaatgtctgtttcattatccgacaagacattatctggtaataccctcgttacgttcgtttgcgatacttcgatgcaaaaagaaacggactttagttttgacgcgcagatttcatgtgtgtcgtcacttctcgagccctatagtcagtttcaggatcgggtgattattaagtcagagcaaaagcgctgcgtgaagacaagaaaaagttacaatatttttgcgtatggcttacgcggcgcggcgaaaaaaacgcgtcagcgacttttaaaatgcgtcaaatacgcaaaaatcgtgcgtaaacgcgatccctgaatCATAGATACGAACATTGCAGACAGTCAAAGTACTTACACAATAGGCAACAACAGTCAGTCATTTTAACACAAGATATCATCCAAATTTAGGGAGACAAAAAACacgaaataaaaacaacaacagagacagaaagtgtTTGTCTAATTTCGTCCAAACCAGCCAGTTACAAAATTCCTGAACGGTTTTAAATATATTATTGTTTTCAAGCTGACCTGCATTCATATCCTCTTGACAGTTGGCGTATAAATAAAACGACTCTGAATGGTATAAATGGTATCCTGGCGTTCTTGCAAATAAGTTGGGCATTTAAAGAAATAATGCTCGATTGTTTCTGCACCAGTACCGCATTCACATACACTATCGTTACCTAAATGTCGATTAACTAAATGTTGCTTCATACGGTAATAATATGACAGTATATATAAAACGACTCTGAATGGTATAAATTAATGGTATCCTGGCGTAGTTCTTGCAAAAAAGTTGGGCGTTTAAAGAAATAATGGTCGATTGTTTCTGCACCAGTACAGCATTCACATACACTATCGTTACCTAAATGTCGATTAACTAAATGTTGCTTCATACGGTAATAATATGACAGTATAAATAAAACGACTCTGAACTTGGAATAAATGGTATCCTGGCGTTCTTGCAAAAAAAAGTTGGGCGTTTAAAGAAATAATGGTCGATTGTTTCTGCACCAGTGCCGCATTCACATACACTATCGTTACCTAAATGTCGATTAACTAAATGTTGCTTCATACGGTAATAATATGACAGTATAAATAAAACGACTCTGAACTTGGAATAAATGGTATCCTGGCGTTCTTGCAAAAAAAAGTTGGGCGTTTAAAGAAATAATGGTCGATTGTTTCTGCACCAGTGCCGCATTCACATACACTATCGTTACCTAAATGTCGATTAACTAAATGTTGCTTCATACGGTAATAATATGACAGTATAAATAAAACGACTCTGAACTTGGAATAAATGGTATCCTGGCGTTCTTGCAAAAAAAAGTTGGGCGTTTAAAGAAATAATGGTCGATTGTTTCTGCACCAGTGCCGCATTCACATACACTATCGTTACCTAAATGTCGATTAACTAAATGTTGcttcatacagtaataataTGACAGTATAAATAAAACGACTCTGAATGGAATAAATGGTATCCTGGCGTTCTTGCAAAAAAAGTTGGGCGTTTAAAGAAATAATGGTCGATTGTTTCTGCACCAGTACAGCATTCACATACACTATCGTTACCTAAATGTCGATTAACTAAATGTTGCTTCATACGGTAATAATATGACAGTATAAATAAAACGACTCTGAATGGTATAAATTAATGGTATCCTGGCGTTCTTGCAAAAAAAGTTGGGCGTTTAAAGAAATAATGGTCGATTGTTTCTGCACCAGTGCCGCATTCACATACACTATCGTTACCTAAATGTCGATAAACTAAATGTTGCTTCATACGCACGGTTCTATTGAAGAATTGTtggaatgtgattaacatcatgtggggccccatacgggttgaaagggacattattgttttcttgtttttcaagTGAAATCCTTCTCGAGTGCAAATTTTTTCtccaattgacaccatgtatgacagatgaaacagaaaatgtGTGAGGATGCACAAATTAGGAGGGAaaaaacaaagcaacacaaaagtaactgatctcgtgagaacggtaacaaagaCGCTCCATGTCACCTTTTCTAACCATTTACAGTAGAGGGCCCTCAATAACGTACCGTCATTTGGGTGCGTTGTGAGAGTGGGTGGGTCAGTCTCGGAAACAAGAAGGGAAAGGGAAATCTAATAAACAAAGAACAGAGATGATAAGACGGTCCAGAAGACAATTATCGTAGAGGTCTGGGACACACATGCCGCAAAAAAACACGAAGGCTTTGTCTTTGTCTTACATAGAGGAACTGACGCACCAGCAGACACCGGCCCTACGTTGATTAGTGTGTCACGTGATACCGCTAATTTCCATAGAATGGGCGATTACTGTCAAAACAACCCATGTACGGGTCGTTCACATGGCCATGCGGATATCCGAGACCTAGACAGAAGATGGAATCGCTAATTGACCTGCATACTctctttgtgtatatgtgttctAATGTTTGTTTGCGTGAGAAGTGCTCGTCCATTTCTCTGTTAGTATAACAAGCCTAACATCAGTTTGGTTGTTCACACAATGATGTGTCTGGGAACTGGCGTCAGATTTCAGAAGAAAACGTTAAGGAATATAGTAAGCCCaccgcctccccccccctctcactcacacacacacacacgagacacacacgagacacacacgcacacacacgacacactgacacacgcacacacacacacacactcacactcacactggctcactgacacacacacacactgacacactgacacacacacacacacggcatacacacacagtgacacacacacacacacacacacacacacacaaacacacacacaaacacactcacaaacacacacacacacacacacacacacacaattgccTCAATCCCGTTGTCATGTTACCATCTTACTATCTGCAGAGATACGGCGTTCAATGATAACTAAGTGTCACCATGATGTGTGCACTGATTCGAAAGTGTCCAACTATGTGGGGCCCAAGTAATTAGTCACTAGACAGTGTCCAAAGCACCTGCCGCCTGGAAACGCGTTTGTCATGCAGCACCAACAATCTTTACTCAGTAACTCCTGCATGTACTGATATACGTACCAGTAGAATATCTTTGCTGTATAATGATGCGCTATTGTCACTGATGCTGCAAATGCCGTTGCAGTaagaaaccacacacacacatacacacacacacagacacacacacacacacacacacacttacacgcacacacacacacacatacacacacaagtacgcacgcacacgcacacaccggcacacaccaattcctggtgtgtgtgcgtgtgcgtgtgtatgtgtgtgtgtgtgtgtgcctgtgcgcgtgtactgtgtgtgtgtctgtctgtgtgtgtgtgtgttggccaAATGCTGTCTCCTTGAGTGATTATTGTATATAACATGAATGCATGCGATAATGAGTTTTACCACCTGTTTACGTGCGTTGCGTCACAGATATCTAGGTAACCATGGCAACAGCCTGGACGTTGCTAacatttccggggggggggggggggcaagtgaAAGGTAAGGGTGAGGGTTTGGGAAAGGGGGTGAgaggcgtgtgtgcgtgtgtgtgtgtgtgtggggggggttacCCGGGTGGTtgctgagggggggggggggggtatgtgtcaCTGGCGTGTCAACCGTGTTTTGTTCGCTCGTAcgtcagtctgtttgtttggTATAGAAGTGCAACGGCTGTTTTGCTAGAAGTAAAAAGTAGTCTGCATGTAGCCAGTTAAACCTTGCTTTTCCATTTTAAGTTTACATGTCTATACCAGTAACATCTTTTGCTTTGCGTTCCGACAAGTTCATCATAAACGagtgaattgtgtgtgtgtgtgtgtgtgtgtgtgtgtgtgtgtgtgtgtgtgtgtgtgtgtgtgtgtgtgtgtgtgtgtgtgtgtgtgtgtaaaagagagagagagggagagatacagagagagtaagagagagcgagagtgagagggagcgagagagagagagggagagatacagagagagggagagagatacagagagagagacagagagagaaacagagagagagacagagagagagcgagacaaagagagagagagagagagagagagagagagagagaaagacagagagacagaaagagagagacagagagagagagagagagagttggttCTAATCTTATTCCAAAACCAGTATTGTCAGTTATACCAGGCCAGTAATTAAACTCTACACGACTCATAACGAGTTGTCAtaactatccttagcggattatgactttattcagttattctgcagaaaagacaaatgctggagaaaacccgttcttttctgcagcatttctgcataatgtcatatTTCGTCGAAGCAGCGGTTTTTTCTGCAGCagaacattttactgcagtaaaattgaaatcaagaatgctgcagtaaaacggtgctgttgttttactgcagaaaacctgtttacattttttctgcagcattttgtactggctcttggcggattatgacattattcagttattctggagaaaaaccgaaatgctggagaaaaactgtcttttctgcagcatttctgcataatgtcatctttcgccgaagcaacgttttttactgcagtaaaacagtttttctgaagcataatgtttatttggttttctgcagcattattgcgattaactttttcttcagaatagtctg from Littorina saxatilis isolate snail1 linkage group LG4, US_GU_Lsax_2.0, whole genome shotgun sequence includes these protein-coding regions:
- the LOC138964278 gene encoding caveolin-3-like, with translation MASMAASDSGNINLNVGGEAVKGPDPSETTIDIIDRDPANMNAHLKVSFEEIFAEPHPTIFSFDGVWTTSYTVFRNTKIWCYRISTLLCAVPAAFVWGIYFALLACCSIWCCRPCTRAFEMELQCFKGFYAAIIGTFVRPCYEAMGFLFYNFRIFLHNGGGPKDNSACS